In Fervidobacterium thailandense, a genomic segment contains:
- a CDS encoding M24 family metallopeptidase, whose product MNNHLQEVKDRVFQSGIDAILVLNIESSNTVTTRYLSGFTGSFSALIITPKRHIILTDSRYWTQVKSESDFELVKYLPPKTFLDSIAEILSSLEVKKLGLEKDKISLAHYETLVSKVNCEIEDISAIISDVRSRKSEEEIEQIKVAVEIAEEAFRKMLEIVRPGMKESELAAYLEYQVKLLGAEDVAFESIIASGPRSALPHGRASKKVIEKGEPVVVDWGARYKGYNSDITRVFCIGEPNERVKLVHRIVYEAQQKALEGIKAGKTGREIDEIARNHINEAGYGEFFGHGLGHGLGLEVHESPSLSYRNDKPLEVGNVVTVEPGIYLEGEFGVRIEEDVVVTENGCTVLTTLERGLIIL is encoded by the coding sequence ATGAACAACCACCTTCAAGAAGTTAAAGATCGAGTCTTTCAAAGTGGGATAGATGCTATCCTTGTGCTTAATATCGAAAGTTCCAACACCGTTACCACAAGGTACCTTTCCGGTTTCACCGGAAGCTTTTCCGCGCTCATCATCACACCCAAGAGACACATCATCTTAACCGATTCCAGGTACTGGACGCAAGTTAAGAGCGAGAGTGATTTCGAGCTCGTAAAGTACTTACCTCCGAAAACCTTCCTGGACAGCATCGCGGAAATCCTCTCAAGTTTGGAGGTCAAGAAACTTGGACTTGAAAAGGATAAGATATCCCTGGCGCACTACGAGACGCTCGTATCGAAAGTAAATTGCGAAATCGAGGACATATCGGCCATAATATCGGACGTTCGCTCAAGGAAATCCGAAGAAGAGATAGAGCAGATAAAGGTGGCCGTTGAAATCGCCGAGGAAGCTTTCAGAAAGATGCTTGAGATCGTAAGACCCGGGATGAAGGAAAGCGAACTTGCCGCTTACCTCGAGTACCAGGTAAAGCTCCTTGGAGCCGAGGATGTAGCTTTCGAATCGATCATCGCATCAGGGCCACGGAGTGCGTTACCACACGGAAGGGCCTCCAAGAAGGTCATCGAAAAGGGAGAACCGGTTGTTGTCGACTGGGGTGCAAGGTATAAGGGTTACAACAGCGATATAACCAGAGTCTTTTGTATAGGAGAACCAAACGAGCGTGTCAAACTTGTCCACAGGATTGTATACGAAGCTCAGCAAAAGGCGCTCGAGGGTATAAAGGCGGGAAAGACGGGCAGAGAGATAGATGAGATTGCGAGGAATCACATCAACGAGGCCGGTTACGGTGAATTTTTTGGCCACGGCCTCGGTCACGGCTTGGGCTTAGAAGTACACGAAAGTCCGAGCCTGAGCTACCGAAACGATAAACCACTTGAGGTGGGCAACGTCGTCACGGTTGAGCCTGGGATTTACCTTGAAGGGGAATTCGGTGTAAGGATCGAGGAAGACGTCGTCGTCACGGAGAACGGTTGCACGGTACTCACAACCTTGGAAAGAGGGCTGATCATCCTTTGA
- the ruvX gene encoding Holliday junction resolvase RuvX, with product MTIIAVDYGKVKCGYAVGTLFVAESGTVSKKELFEKIKAHDKVILGLPLSMSGNYSSQTFEVLQFGLKLLDLGKEVYLVDERLTTKMAKTYGKIDDDRFSAEQLLLTFIQNPATGTKFSKKTTECELDKGVCKLENNQTLIVFEVPIDEKLGPLLRVDSKDAAAVGFSRDPYTAYTMFKNGLFVLRVWDDLLSWVEKKKIESRQFCIIINVDFGHFLSDILELLMQENIQIRTIFCKTKDACS from the coding sequence TTGACTATAATCGCCGTAGATTACGGTAAAGTCAAATGCGGTTACGCGGTCGGTACACTCTTCGTAGCCGAGAGTGGAACAGTTAGCAAGAAGGAATTATTTGAGAAGATAAAGGCGCACGACAAGGTGATACTTGGTCTGCCACTCTCGATGAGTGGCAATTACTCTTCTCAGACATTCGAAGTCCTACAATTCGGGCTGAAGTTACTGGACTTGGGTAAAGAAGTTTACCTTGTCGACGAACGCCTGACAACGAAGATGGCGAAAACGTACGGTAAAATCGACGATGATCGTTTCAGTGCCGAACAACTCCTTCTTACTTTTATCCAAAACCCCGCAACTGGTACAAAGTTCTCGAAGAAAACCACCGAGTGCGAGTTAGATAAGGGTGTGTGCAAGCTGGAAAACAATCAAACACTCATCGTTTTCGAAGTTCCCATAGATGAAAAACTCGGTCCCCTGCTCCGCGTTGACTCCAAAGACGCGGCGGCCGTGGGATTTTCGAGGGATCCTTACACCGCGTACACCATGTTCAAAAACGGTCTTTTCGTGCTCAGAGTTTGGGATGATCTTCTGAGCTGGGTGGAAAAAAAGAAGATTGAAAGTAGGCAGTTTTGTATTATAATTAATGTTGATTTCGGACACTTTTTGTCCGACATTTTGGAGCTCCTTATGCAAGAGAACATCCAAATTCGTACGATCTTCTGCAAAACTAAAGACGCGTGCTCGTAG
- a CDS encoding AtpZ/AtpI family protein, which yields MSPRRTNIVKDITKLSTFSSFGFIIISNVLVGVIIGAFLDNVFGTKRILLVIFLILGIASGLYNGFKYLLSEIRKLEASGKDQQLQERSTGDDREETGSSERR from the coding sequence TTGAGTCCAAGAAGAACGAACATAGTCAAGGACATAACGAAGCTGAGCACGTTCTCCAGCTTCGGGTTTATTATAATTTCCAACGTCCTTGTGGGCGTGATAATTGGCGCGTTCCTCGATAACGTCTTCGGTACCAAGAGAATTCTCTTGGTTATTTTTTTAATATTGGGAATCGCTTCTGGGCTTTACAACGGCTTCAAGTACTTGCTCTCAGAAATTAGAAAGCTCGAGGCCAGTGGAAAAGACCAGCAGCTCCAAGAAAGGTCCACCGGTGACGATCGCGAGGAAACGGGAAGTTCGGAGAGAAGGTGA